The following proteins are co-located in the Vigna angularis cultivar LongXiaoDou No.4 chromosome 2, ASM1680809v1, whole genome shotgun sequence genome:
- the LOC108327761 gene encoding uncharacterized protein LOC108327761 yields the protein MGESSEDFSVVVLASDLGVDARPFLEHQQQQEEENWHDCSQYLFPDEDFSDLDQLQFLLLQGTDKNSNRILRIVGKYFPATVVSAERLKRYVFHKICSELPDEPFCIVYMHTTVQKEDNSPGITILRWIYEELPADFKDRLQIVYFIHPGLRSRLVIATVGRLFLSGGLYWKIKYVSRLQYLWDDIKKGEIEIPDFVKNHDDILENRPLTDYGIEPDPFHLTGMPSSTYSFGKYEERWAGRDYVS from the exons ATGGGTGAATCGTCGGAAGATTTCTCGGTGGTGGTTTTGGCGTCGGACCTCGGCGTCGATGCGCGACCCTTCCTTGAACATCAACAgcaacaagaagaagagaattGGCATGACTGTTCTCAATATCTCTTCCCCGATGAAGATTTCTCCGATCTCGATCAGTTGCAATTCCTCCTCCTCCAAGGCACCGACAAAAATTCCAACCGCATTCTCCGCATCGTCGGCAAGTACTTCCCAG CAACTGTTGTAAGTGCAGAACGACTGAAGAGATATGTGTTTCACAAGATCTGCAGCGAATTGCCGGATGAGCCATTCTGTATTGTTTACATGCACACAACCGTTCAGAAAGAGGATAATTCCCCTGGTATAACGATCTTAAGGTGGATTTATGAAGAACTTCCTGCTGATTTCAAGGACAGGCTTCAAATTGTGTATTTCATCCACCCTGGCCTTCGGTCCAGGCTAGTCATCGCTACTGTTGGCCGCCTCTTCTTGAGTGGAGG ATTATATTGGAAGATCAAGTATGTAAGCCGGCTTCAGTATCTCTGGGATGATATAAAGAAAGGAGAGATAGAAATACCGGATTTTGTGAAAAATCATGATGATATTCTTGAGAATAGACCACTCACAGATTATGGTATTGAACCTGATCCCTTTCACTTGACTGGGATGCCTTCATCTACCTACTCATTTGGAAAGTACGAGGAGAGATGGGCGGGAAGGGATTATGTGTCGTAG
- the LOC108329669 gene encoding mitochondrial fission 1 protein A — protein MGSLLESIGNFFTGGEQIPWCDRDVIAGCEREVAEAARGDSEERKNESIMRLSWALVHSRQKEDVQRGIAMLETSLGNDKSPLHQREKLYLLAVGYYRSNDYGRSRQLVEQCLQIAPDWRQALALKKIVEDRIAKDGVIGIGITATALGLIVGGIATALARRN, from the exons ATGGGAAGCCTACTCGAGTCCATCGGAAATTTCTTCACCGGCGGCGAACAGATCCCGTGGTGCGACCGTGACGTCATTGCT GGCTGTGAGAGAGAAGTTGCAGAGGCTGCTCGTGGTGACTCTGAGGAGCGGAAGAATGAGAGTATAATGAGGTTGTCGTGGGCTCTTGTTCATTCAAGGCAAAAGGAAGATGTTCAGCGCGGAATAGCCATGCTTGAAA CTTCTTTGGGCAATGATAAAAGTCCTTTGCATCAAAGAGAGAAGTTATATCTTCTGGCTGTTGGTTACTATAGAAGTAATGACTATGGAAGGAGCAGGCAGCTTGTGGAGCAATGCTTGCAG ATTGCACCTGATTGGAGGCAGGCACTAGCCCTCAAGAAAATAGTTGAAGATCGAATTGCTAAAG ATGGTGTAATAGGAATTGGCATCACTGCAACTGCTCTGGGACTTATAGTTGGTGGCATTGCTACCGCATTGGCCCGGAggaattga
- the LOC108329637 gene encoding lycopene beta cyclase, chloroplastic translates to MDTLLKTPNKLEFLHPLHGYSEKLSGLGSSRVQNQDFRFGSKKPLVRWGKCGGLRASSSALLELVPEFKKENLDFELPLYDSSKGAVVDLAVVGGGPAGLAVAQQVSEAGLSVCAIDPNPRLIWPNNYGVWVDEFEAMDLLDCLDTTWSGAVVYIDDKTKKDLDRPYGRVNRKLLKSKMLQKCISNGVKFHQAKVIKIIHEDTKSLLICNDGVTVQATVVLDATGFSRCLVQYDKPYNPGYQVAYGILAEVDEHPYDVDKMLFMDWRDSHLDNDKELKQRNDRIPTFLYAMPFSSTKIFLEETSLVARPGLRMDDIQERMVARLRHLGIRVKSIEEDEHCVIPMGGPLPILPQRVVGIGGTAGMVHPSTGYMVARTLAAAPIVANSIVQSLGSDRGLSGGDISAQVWKDLWPIQRRRQREFFCFGMDILLKLDLPGTRRFFDAFFDLEPHYWHGFLSSRLFLPELLFFGLSLFSYASNTSRIEIMAKGTLPLVNMINNLVKDTE, encoded by the coding sequence ATGGATACTTTGCTCAAAACACCAAACAAGCTTGAGTTTTTGCACCCACTTCACGGTTATTCAGAGAAATTAAGCGGTTTAGGCTCCTCTAGGGTGCAAAATCAGGATTTTAGGTTTGGTTCTAAGAAACCACTTGTGAGATGGGGTAAATGTGGTGGTTTGCGGGCCAGTAGCAGTGCCCTTTTGGAGCTTGTTCCTGAATTCAAGAAGGAGAATCTGGATTTTGAACTTCCTTTGTATGATTCCTCAAAGGGGGCTGTGGTGGACCTTGCTGTTGTGGGAGGGGGACCTGCTGGGCTTGCAGTTGCGCAGCAGGTTTCTGAGGCAGGGCTTTCAGTTTGTGCTATTGATCCAAACCCTAGGTTGATTTGGCCCAATAATTATGGGGTTTGGGTGGATGAGTTTGAGGCCATGGATTTACTCGACTGCCTTGACACCACCTGGTCCGGCGCAGTTGTCTACATCGACGATAAAACGAAGAAGGATCTTGATAGGCCTTATGGTAGGGTGAATAGGAAGCTGCTGAAATCGAAGATGCTGCAGAAATGTATCTCAAATGGTGTCAAGTTTCACCAGGCCAAAGTTATCAAGATTATTCACGAGGATACCAAATCTTTGCTGATTTGTAATGATGGTGTCACTGTTCAGGCTACTGTGGTTCTTGATGCAACTGGGTTTTCAAGATGCTTGGTTCAGTATGATAAACCGTATAACCCGGGTTACCAAGTGGCTTATGGGATTCTGGCTGAGGTTGATGAACACCCGTATGATGTAGATAAAATGCTTTTTATGGACTGGAGAGATTCTCATCTGGACAATGACAAGGAGCTGAAGCAGAGAAATGATAGAATACCCACTTTTCTGTATGCAATGCCCTTTTCATCCACTAAGATATTTCTTGAAGAAACCTCCCTTGTAGCACGGCCTGGATTACGAATGGATGATATACAAGAAAGAATGGTTGCTAGGTTGAGACATTTGGGTATTAGAGTGAAAAGTATTGAAGAAGATGAGCACTGTGTCATTCCCATGGGTGGCCCACTCCCAATTCTTCCCCAAAGGGTTGTTGGCATTGGTGGTACCGCTGGGATGGTGCATCCTTCAACTGGGTATATGGTTGCAAGGACCCTGGCTGCAGCTCCTATTGTTGCTAATTCTATTGTTCAGAGTCTGGGCTCTGATAGAGGTCTCTCCGGAGGAGATATATCTGCACAAGTGTGGAAAGATTTATGGCCCATCCAAAGGCGGCGACAAAGGGAGTTCTTCTGTTTTGGTATGGACATCTTACTCAAACTTGATTTACCTGGCACAAGGAGATTTTTTGATGCCTTTTTTGATCTGGAACCGCATTACTGGCATGGATTCTTGTCATCAAGACTGTTTCTTCCTGAGCTCTTATTTTTTGGACTCTCTCTATTTTCTTATGCTTCTAATACATCTAGGATAGAGATTATGGCGAAGGGAACTCTTCCTTTGGTAAACATGATCAACAACTTGGTAAAAGATACAGAATGA
- the LOC108327121 gene encoding uncharacterized protein LOC108327121 yields the protein MADLFVKQAKEYADARPSYPPQLFQFIASKTPSHNLVWDVGTGSGQAAKSLAAIYENVIATDASAKQLEFAAKISNVRYQHTPSTMSMAELEKLVASEGTVDLVTIAQSLHWFDLATFYQQVKWVLKKPNGVIAAWCYYLPRVSDEIDTVLDEFYSSEVGPYWDPARKLVDKLYGSIDFPFEAVEGADHTGPFEFVTETLMDLDDFLTYIKSWSAYQTAKEKGVELLPENVVQKFKLAWGEDGKKVARFPIYLRMGKVGDA from the exons ATGGCAGATCTATTTGTGAAGCAGGCAAAAGAATATGCAGATGCAAGACCAAGTTACCCTCCACAGCTCTTCCAATTCATTGCTTCAAAGACTCCCTCTCACAACCTTGTTTGGGATGTTGGTACTGGAAGTGGCCAGGCTGCAAAATCT TTAGCTGCGATATACGAGAATGTGATAGCCACTGATGCTAGTGCCAAGCAACTTGAATTTGCAGCCAAGATTTCCAATGTGCGATACCAGCACACTCCTTCAACCATGTCAATGGCTGAGCTTGAAAAACTGGTGGCATCTGAGGGAACCGTGGACCTTGTGACCATAGCCCAATCCCTGCACTGGTTTGACTTGGCAACCTTCTACCAACAAGTGAAATGGGTCCTGAAGAAGCCTAATGGAGTGATTGCTGCATGGTGCTACTATTTGCCTAGAGTTTCTGATGAAATAGACACTGTTCTTGATGAATTCTATTCCAGTGAAGTAGGCCCTTATTGGGACCCTGCACGTAAATTGGTTGATAAGCTTTATGGAAGCATTGATTTTCCATTTGAAGCTGTGGAGGGTGCTGATCACACAGGACCATTTGAGTTCGTGACAGAGACTTTGATGGATTTGGATGATTTCTTGACTTACATAAAATCATGGTCAGCGTATCAGACGGCTAAGGAGAAAGGAGTGGAGCTTCTTCCGGAAAATGTAGTTCAAAAGTTCAAGCTTGCTTGGGGAGAAGATGGTAAAAAAGTTGCCAGGTTTCCTATTTATTTGAGGATGGGAAAAGTTGGGGATGCCTAG
- the LOC108327925 gene encoding pyrroline-5-carboxylate reductase, producing MEIASIPADTYTLGFIGAGKMAESIARGAVRSGVLPPSRIRTAVHSNPARRTAFESFGVTVLSSNDDVVRESNVVVLSVKPQLAKDVVSKLKSIITKDKLLVSVAAGVKLKDLQEWAGSDRFIRVMPNTPAAVGEAASVMSLGAAATEEDGNIIAKLFGSIGKIWRAEEKYFDGITGLSGSGPAYIYLAIEALADGGVAAGLPRDLSLSLASQTVLGAASMVTQTGKHPGQLKDDVTSPGGTTITGIHELENGGFRGTLMNAVVAAAKRSRELS from the exons ATGGAAATCGCTAGCATTCCCGCCGACACCTACACTCTCGGTTTCATCGGCGCCGGAAAAATGGCCGAGTCCATTGCCCGCGGTGCCGTTCGCTCCGGTGTTCTGCCGCCTTCTCGCATTCGCACCGCTGTACACTCCAATCCCGCGCGCCGCACAGCGTTCGAATCATTCGGGGTCACCGTCCTCTCATCGAACGACGAC GTCGTGCGCGAAAGCAACGTCGTCGTTCTATCGGTCAAACCTCAATTAG CGAAAGACGTGGTGTCGAAATTGAAGTCGATAATCACGAAGGATAAGCTTTTGGTTTCGGTGGCTGCTGGCGTCAAGTTGAAAGATCTTCAG GAATGGGCAGGGAGTGACAGATTTATAAGGGTGATGCCTAATACACCTGCTGCAGTTGGCGAGGCAGCATCAG TTATGAGCTTGGGGGCAGCTGCAACAGAGGAAGATGGAAATATTATAGCTAAATTGTTTGGGTCGATCGGCAAAATATGGAGAgctgaagaaaaatattttgatggAATAACTGGCCTGAG TGGTAGTGGTCCTGCGTACATTTATTTAGCAATAGAAGCTTTGGCTGATGGAGGAGTAGCAGCTGGTCTACCAcgtgatctttcattaagtctAGCTTCTCAAACT GTATTGGGGGCAGCATCAATGGTGACACAGACTGGGAAGCACCCGGGCCAACTCAAGGATGACGTTACTTCTCCCGGTGGGACAACAATTACGGGCATTCATGAATTAGAAAATGGTGGGTTCCGTGGAACACTGATGAAtgctgttgttgctgctgcTAAGCGCAGCCGCGAGCTTTCTTGA